From the genome of Winogradskyella forsetii, one region includes:
- a CDS encoding T9SS type B sorting domain-containing protein has product MRLKYKFSLVIAFFVFHYSYSQQIITDDSLPLEQLIQQNLGQNCVEISNILSNVNGNINGINSFGYFERGDSSFPFENGILLTTGNVNSAGNVLNTIPISEGDTSWGTDIDLENALDIEETLNATSIQFNFVSVASQIQFNYILASEEYQQDFPCRYSDGFAFLIREAGSSDPFLNIALIPGTSIPVNTTTIHDVIPESCPAENASFFEGNNIGDTNYNGRTVVLSATATILPNVAYEIKLIIADQTDPNIDSAVFIEGNSFTANVDLGPDIATCGDSVTLNGDIQNSQATYQWFQNDVVMTGENNPILQAVSTGTYKVEVTIQLNETSCVIEDTVEVTLDTEQAATQISDFIFCDDNGDGVENFDLTLKNNEVLASVPPSSYNISYHSTSEDAENNVNPIMGPIQNTSSPQSIFVRIEDTANGCLAYSEFNLVVNEKPEYVDPDPIIACIDPTLDGYTFVDLNVANDQIINGGSNLFVSYHYSEPEADLGSNPIFSPYANFNMSQTLYVRIYDALTGCFSTTSIFVEIQDSLAINTEDQWINACEQDEDGFENFDLTSVIANVLQGLTGMDVSYHTSYNDAQFNVNPIPDPEDYQNTTPNYQLIYIRIQDTATGCYAITNLELHSNIIINTLSSEAIYVCDDPSNDGIENFDLNEVEVELEDGYEEFEVTFYINEDDRADENNPIDESVPFNVINNGTIIYAIVVDGDCTELVDVALVIAPAVVLTPQTADYCDYDDDGFTTLFMDTFNTVAAQGVSAANVKYYLTEDDAINNENILPDYVYNTTNPQLFYVRVTNAQTECYGISSLEVNVVSAPTVMVAESIIICDDNDDGVFNVNLEAKIPEITSSTAGLDITFYNDYYEAFEGQNEISTPEDYSTATQYIYARVENETTGCFNLSGFYVYINTLPEFIPITNYENCEADIAGVADFYFYLKDTEILNGQSDKQVLYYETEADAIAGIDPIDKYSAYQNTTGAQTIYVRVESYTDPNCFGTSSFELEVGSIPIFNPAETIVVCDDISNDGFVTVDLNETIAQMVEGSPETLDITFHITEFDANNNFNPVPLSYTNSTNPQQLFARVDNGNYCKGISAFEINVISAPLVYPASPVERCDTDYDGILTWDLTLSEIEILDVRQDNIEVSYFENLDDLETDTNPILDPENYNNTSNPQTVFIKVNNTLSDCFVNIPLDLIVNLPPLFNDFETVEICDNPTTSFDLSTVNQLLVDDATDTLISYHIDSTDANANVNPLDTNFIYTATSHNFVARLAYGATECYTTHPFELIINPLPIANQPNNMETCDDTSNDSFEVFNLMAQNSSVLQGQNPSIFEVSYHNSVSDAESGDNALPEDYNAQNNEIIFARVTNTNTGCFSLTDFSTIVYPAPSSVTPITICDTDYDGINSFDLTTAEAELYATIPSNVSISYFETLEQLDDNTDQIASPTNYTNLSNPQTVYIRVFNTAANCYTAVPLEIITNLPPPINDFGIFEICDNPTSNFDLTEIESVLIDSETQANLLYFESFDKANNNSDPFALDYTFQSINDIIFVRIEDPMTGCYFIYDFILQVNPLPIANQPSNIEVCDDDTNDGLEPFDLESQTNTVLGTQNPDDFTVTYHLSLTEARTDENAILSEYISSNQLIIVRIENNETGCFSLTDFSLIVNPHPNIPEPLLECDTDYDANTLFDLTVVEPDLFTTPNPDNSISYFESLEALENDSNPILNPENYINTTNPQTVFIKVYNSVADCFTFVPLELNVNLPPATNSFEIFDICENDANSFDLTTMNEVIVDINFNVLFSYFSSEADAVANDNALDTNYIYTSTSDIIYARVEFSTTHCYYIFPFELRVNPLPIANQPENLGHCDDDFDGLYDFTLSQQNASILGNQNANNFNVTYFNNPVEADEGINALDSESYIGFNNELIIARIENNITGCFSLVDFSLIIHRKPDVNIPNQVVCIDNLPLTVSAETYFATDTYLWSTDQIGPEIDITEIGTYSVTVTSEFGCSTLSTFNVTESESATIDVVETVDFSDPNNITVTIEEGIGDYLYILDDGDPQESNVFENVPLGYHTVTIIDLNGCAEVTEEVLVIDAPPFFTPNGDTINETWHIVGIETLPGSEVYIFNRYGKLITKLNANSQGWDGQYNGYNMPASDYWFLAEIKQGGIAFEVKGHFALRR; this is encoded by the coding sequence GTGAGATTAAAATACAAATTTTCCCTCGTAATTGCATTTTTTGTTTTTCATTATAGCTATTCTCAACAGATTATAACAGATGATTCCTTACCATTAGAACAACTCATCCAACAAAACTTAGGACAAAATTGTGTTGAAATTTCAAATATTTTGTCGAATGTCAATGGAAATATAAATGGTATAAATAGTTTTGGATATTTTGAACGTGGAGATTCTAGTTTTCCATTTGAAAATGGCATCTTATTAACCACAGGAAATGTAAATTCAGCAGGAAATGTGCTCAACACAATTCCAATAAGTGAAGGAGATACTTCTTGGGGCACAGATATCGATTTGGAAAATGCACTAGATATAGAAGAAACCCTAAATGCTACTTCTATCCAATTTAACTTTGTATCTGTTGCTAGCCAAATTCAGTTCAATTATATTTTAGCTTCGGAAGAGTACCAACAAGATTTTCCTTGTAGGTATTCCGATGGATTTGCCTTTTTAATACGGGAAGCAGGTTCTTCTGACCCATTTTTAAACATTGCCCTAATTCCTGGCACCTCAATCCCTGTAAATACAACGACCATACACGATGTAATACCAGAATCGTGTCCAGCCGAAAATGCTTCATTTTTCGAAGGCAATAACATCGGCGACACCAATTATAACGGTCGTACTGTAGTCCTTTCTGCTACAGCGACAATTCTACCAAATGTGGCCTATGAGATAAAACTTATTATTGCAGACCAAACTGACCCAAATATAGATTCTGCGGTTTTTATAGAAGGTAATAGTTTTACCGCCAACGTAGATTTAGGTCCAGATATTGCCACTTGTGGCGATTCGGTCACATTAAATGGTGATATTCAAAATTCGCAAGCTACGTATCAATGGTTTCAAAATGATGTTGTCATGACAGGTGAAAATAATCCCATTTTACAAGCCGTCTCTACAGGTACTTATAAAGTTGAAGTTACCATCCAACTGAACGAAACCTCATGTGTTATCGAAGATACCGTAGAGGTAACACTAGACACCGAACAAGCTGCAACCCAAATTTCAGATTTTATTTTTTGTGATGATAATGGAGACGGTGTAGAGAACTTTGATTTGACCTTAAAAAACAATGAAGTCTTGGCTTCTGTGCCTCCTTCAAGTTACAATATTAGTTATCACTCTACCAGTGAAGATGCTGAGAACAATGTTAATCCTATAATGGGACCTATTCAAAACACAAGTTCACCACAATCTATCTTTGTAAGAATTGAAGATACCGCAAATGGCTGTTTGGCCTATTCTGAATTCAACCTAGTCGTTAATGAAAAACCAGAATATGTAGATCCAGACCCTATCATTGCATGCATTGATCCAACTTTAGATGGTTATACTTTTGTGGATTTAAATGTTGCCAATGATCAAATTATAAATGGAGGCAGTAATTTATTTGTCTCGTATCACTATTCGGAACCTGAAGCTGATTTAGGTTCTAACCCCATTTTTTCGCCCTATGCAAATTTCAATATGTCGCAAACCTTATATGTTAGGATTTACGATGCTTTAACTGGCTGTTTTTCTACGACCAGCATATTTGTTGAAATACAAGACAGTCTTGCTATTAATACCGAAGACCAATGGATCAACGCCTGTGAACAAGACGAAGATGGCTTCGAGAATTTTGATTTAACAAGTGTCATCGCTAATGTTTTACAAGGCCTTACAGGAATGGATGTGAGTTATCACACCTCTTATAATGATGCTCAATTTAATGTAAACCCTATTCCTGATCCCGAAGATTATCAAAATACCACTCCAAATTATCAGCTTATCTATATTCGTATCCAAGATACTGCAACAGGCTGTTATGCCATTACAAATTTAGAATTACATTCCAACATCATTATTAACACTTTGTCCTCAGAAGCTATTTATGTTTGTGACGACCCTTCAAATGATGGCATTGAAAATTTTGATTTAAACGAAGTTGAAGTAGAATTAGAAGATGGTTACGAAGAATTTGAAGTTACTTTTTATATCAATGAGGACGATAGAGCCGATGAGAATAACCCAATAGACGAATCTGTACCGTTTAATGTTATTAATAATGGAACAATTATTTATGCCATTGTTGTTGATGGTGACTGCACTGAATTAGTAGATGTCGCTTTAGTTATTGCACCAGCAGTAGTTTTAACACCTCAAACTGCCGATTATTGCGACTACGACGATGATGGTTTTACAACCCTTTTTATGGATACCTTCAATACTGTTGCTGCCCAAGGTGTATCAGCTGCAAACGTAAAATATTACCTCACAGAAGACGATGCCATAAATAATGAAAACATTCTGCCAGATTATGTGTATAATACCACAAACCCTCAATTATTCTATGTTAGAGTTACCAATGCACAGACTGAATGTTATGGTATTTCTTCATTGGAAGTTAACGTTGTGAGTGCACCAACCGTAATGGTTGCAGAATCTATAATTATATGCGACGATAACGATGATGGTGTATTTAATGTAAATTTAGAAGCTAAAATTCCAGAAATTACAAGCTCTACCGCAGGTTTAGATATCACATTTTACAATGATTATTATGAAGCATTTGAAGGACAAAATGAAATATCCACACCAGAAGATTATTCAACCGCAACCCAATATATCTATGCGCGCGTAGAGAATGAAACCACAGGTTGTTTTAATCTTTCAGGTTTTTATGTCTATATAAATACGCTACCTGAATTCATTCCAATTACAAATTATGAGAATTGCGAAGCTGATATTGCTGGAGTTGCTGACTTTTATTTTTATTTGAAAGACACCGAAATACTGAATGGTCAATCAGATAAACAAGTTCTTTACTACGAAACTGAGGCTGATGCAATAGCAGGCATTGACCCAATTGACAAATATTCCGCTTATCAAAATACAACAGGTGCACAAACTATTTATGTTAGAGTGGAAAGCTACACGGATCCCAATTGTTTTGGTACTTCTTCGTTTGAATTAGAAGTTGGGTCTATCCCAATTTTTAATCCAGCAGAGACTATTGTTGTGTGTGATGATATTAGTAACGATGGTTTTGTAACTGTCGATTTAAATGAAACTATCGCTCAAATGGTAGAAGGAAGTCCAGAAACCTTAGACATAACATTTCATATAACCGAATTTGACGCTAATAATAACTTCAATCCAGTTCCTTTAAGCTATACCAACTCCACAAACCCTCAACAGCTTTTTGCCAGAGTTGATAACGGTAATTATTGTAAAGGAATAAGTGCTTTTGAAATTAATGTTATTTCTGCTCCTTTGGTTTATCCAGCCTCACCAGTTGAACGTTGTGATACGGACTATGACGGCATTTTAACTTGGGACTTAACCCTTTCGGAAATAGAAATATTAGACGTCCGACAAGATAATATAGAGGTGTCTTATTTTGAAAACTTGGACGATCTAGAAACAGATACAAATCCTATTTTAGATCCAGAAAATTATAATAATACTTCAAACCCGCAGACCGTATTTATTAAGGTTAATAATACGTTAAGTGATTGTTTTGTAAATATCCCACTTGATTTAATTGTAAATTTACCGCCACTTTTTAATGATTTTGAAACAGTTGAAATTTGTGACAATCCAACTACGAGCTTCGATCTATCCACAGTAAATCAATTGCTTGTAGATGATGCTACAGATACTCTAATCAGTTATCACATAGATAGTACTGATGCTAACGCAAATGTCAACCCATTAGATACTAATTTTATTTACACAGCAACATCGCATAATTTTGTGGCAAGGTTAGCTTATGGCGCAACTGAATGCTATACCACCCATCCTTTTGAACTCATTATCAACCCTTTACCGATAGCAAATCAACCAAATAATATGGAAACTTGCGATGATACGTCCAATGATTCATTTGAGGTATTTAATTTAATGGCTCAAAATTCTAGTGTTTTACAAGGGCAAAATCCTAGTATTTTTGAAGTGAGTTACCATAATTCAGTAAGTGATGCAGAAAGTGGAGACAATGCCTTACCTGAAGATTACAATGCACAAAACAATGAAATAATTTTTGCTAGAGTTACAAATACAAATACAGGCTGTTTCTCTCTAACGGATTTTAGCACTATTGTTTATCCAGCGCCTTCAAGCGTGACACCGATTACGATTTGCGATACTGATTATGATGGCATAAATTCTTTTGATCTCACTACTGCTGAGGCCGAATTATACGCCACCATACCAAGTAACGTTTCCATTTCATATTTCGAAACACTTGAACAGTTAGATGACAATACAGACCAAATTGCATCGCCAACAAACTATACAAATCTTAGTAACCCTCAAACGGTATATATAAGGGTGTTTAATACTGCTGCCAATTGTTACACAGCGGTTCCTTTAGAGATTATTACGAATTTGCCACCACCGATTAATGACTTTGGAATATTTGAAATATGCGATAATCCAACTAGTAATTTCGATCTAACGGAAATAGAATCTGTTTTAATTGATTCTGAAACACAAGCAAATCTTTTATATTTTGAATCCTTTGATAAGGCTAATAACAATAGCGATCCATTTGCTTTAGATTACACGTTCCAATCCATAAACGACATAATTTTTGTCCGGATAGAAGACCCAATGACAGGGTGTTATTTTATATATGATTTTATACTTCAAGTCAACCCGCTTCCTATCGCCAATCAGCCAAGTAACATTGAAGTATGCGATGATGACACTAATGATGGTCTAGAGCCCTTCGATCTAGAATCGCAAACCAATACTGTTTTAGGCACTCAAAATCCAGATGATTTCACAGTAACCTATCATTTAAGCCTTACAGAAGCTAGAACAGATGAAAATGCGATTCTATCTGAATATATAAGCTCAAACCAATTGATTATTGTCAGAATTGAAAATAATGAAACCGGTTGCTTCAGCTTAACCGATTTCTCCCTTATCGTAAATCCACATCCAAATATCCCAGAACCACTTTTAGAATGTGATACTGATTATGATGCCAATACACTTTTCGATTTAACAGTAGTTGAACCGGATTTATTTACAACACCTAATCCAGATAATTCGATTTCCTATTTTGAATCGCTGGAAGCATTGGAAAACGACAGCAATCCAATTTTAAATCCTGAAAACTATATCAATACCACCAATCCCCAAACGGTTTTCATAAAAGTATATAATTCGGTTGCCGACTGTTTCACTTTTGTTCCCTTGGAGTTGAACGTCAACCTTCCTCCTGCCACTAATTCATTTGAAATATTTGATATTTGCGAAAACGACGCCAATAGTTTTGATTTAACAACGATGAACGAAGTTATTGTCGATATTAATTTTAATGTCCTCTTCAGCTATTTTTCATCTGAAGCAGATGCAGTTGCAAATGATAATGCTTTAGACACCAATTACATTTACACTAGCACCAGTGATATTATTTATGCTCGTGTTGAATTCAGCACTACACATTGTTATTATATTTTTCCGTTTGAACTTCGTGTCAATCCTTTACCAATAGCAAATCAACCTGAAAACCTAGGCCATTGCGATGATGATTTTGATGGCCTTTATGACTTTACTTTGAGCCAACAAAATGCTTCAATTCTCGGTAATCAAAATGCAAATAATTTTAATGTCACCTATTTCAACAATCCGGTCGAGGCTGATGAAGGAATCAATGCTTTAGATAGCGAATCCTACATAGGATTTAACAATGAACTCATTATAGCTCGAATAGAAAACAATATTACGGGTTGTTTCAGTCTTGTTGATTTCTCTTTGATTATCCATCGAAAACCTGATGTAAACATTCCTAATCAAGTCGTTTGTATTGATAATTTGCCATTGACTGTATCTGCGGAAACCTATTTTGCTACAGATACCTATTTATGGTCCACAGACCAAATCGGTCCAGAAATTGACATCACGGAAATTGGCACGTATTCAGTTACCGTAACTTCAGAATTTGGCTGCTCAACCCTGAGTACCTTCAATGTAACGGAATCTGAATCTGCTACGATTGACGTTGTTGAAACTGTTGATTTCTCAGACCCAAACAATATTACGGTTACTATCGAAGAAGGAATTGGAGATTACCTCTATATATTAGATGATGGCGACCCACAAGAATCCAATGTATTTGAAAATGTGCCGTTAGGTTATCATACAGTGACTATTATTGACCTTAACGGTTGTGCCGAAGTTACCGAAGAGGTTTTGGTTATTGATGCGCCTCCATTTTTCACGCCCAATGGAGATACCATAAATGAAACATGGCACATTGTAGGCATCGAAACTTTACCTGGCAGTGAGGTGTATATCTTTAATCGCTACGGAAAACTAATAACAAAATTAAATGCTAACTCTCAAGGTTGGGATGGTCAGTATAACGGCTATAATATGCCAGCATCTGATTATTGGTTTTTGGCAGAAATAAAACAAGGCGGTATAGCTTTTGAAGTTAAGGGTCATTTTGCACTACGTCGATGA
- a CDS encoding choice-of-anchor L domain-containing protein: MKRSLLAFALLFSLLDYAQNISVDSQTYTPQQLVEDILIDSDCISNISVTNVVGGDFGGADQSYGYFDATGTSFPFQSGIVLSTGRLNNVPGPNNSLSDDNASGWAGDLDLENALNESGTINATILEFEFTSIASQVSFRYLFASEEYQENNSNTCQYSDLFGFLIRPAVGQEQYENIAIVPNTNTPVKVTTVTPGVPGSCSPENETYFGSFNDSNAPINFNGQTAILTATANVIPNEIYHVKLVIADEFNYRYDSAVFLEAGSFELSSDIGPNRLIATGNALCEGETLELNAYQNGQNAYNWFKNDVLVQSDPAGCTGCGTFNATEAGTYNVEVLLDDGCIAYGEAIIEYAPLPVGFDSVLVECDLNQDGLTTYNLFDASTDLINGNQDLFVDRFFLNESDAIANIDPIINPQAFENTYPFQTVFARIVNQANCSDVATLELQTSNNIISIPDLEGCDGDVTDGFATFNLFDIEASITTQIPDDAIVRYFETEEDAFNDSNALSNTFENTVADVQTIYVKITSNNQCFSITAVNLMVLYTPSLEDDETFIYCLNTFPEPLTIFGGVLNDLPNNYYYEWQFNGTTTAITTLFYEVTEPGSYKVIVTDPNGCSSSRTITVVASETATIESVTIVGVAPNNVITIEIPDAGNYEIALDDENGIYQDSFVFANITPGFHTVYIKDKNGCGTIEKTISVLGFPKFFTPNGDDNNPTWQVIGTEEQFNQIASIQIFNRYGKLITVQSTANDGWDGTLNGKSLPSDDYWFVAQFINGETYTGHFALRR; the protein is encoded by the coding sequence ATGAAAAGATCCTTACTAGCTTTTGCCCTTTTATTTTCCCTATTGGATTATGCCCAAAATATTTCAGTAGATAGTCAAACCTATACGCCTCAGCAGCTCGTCGAGGATATTTTAATAGATAGCGATTGTATCAGCAATATTTCCGTAACTAATGTTGTTGGTGGTGATTTTGGTGGCGCAGACCAAAGTTATGGTTATTTTGATGCTACAGGGACTTCTTTTCCTTTTCAAAGTGGTATTGTTCTAAGCACAGGCAGACTGAACAACGTACCTGGACCAAACAACAGTTTAAGTGATGATAATGCGAGCGGTTGGGCTGGAGATTTGGATTTGGAAAATGCACTCAATGAATCTGGAACCATTAACGCTACAATTTTAGAATTCGAGTTTACTTCTATTGCGTCACAAGTAAGTTTTAGATACCTTTTTGCTTCGGAAGAATATCAGGAAAATAATTCCAACACGTGTCAATATTCCGATTTATTCGGGTTTTTAATTCGTCCTGCTGTAGGGCAAGAACAATATGAAAATATCGCCATAGTACCTAATACAAATACACCTGTAAAAGTAACAACGGTTACACCTGGTGTTCCTGGAAGTTGCTCTCCCGAAAACGAAACCTACTTTGGAAGTTTCAATGACTCCAATGCTCCTATTAATTTTAATGGGCAAACTGCTATTTTAACGGCAACTGCCAATGTTATTCCAAATGAAATTTATCATGTAAAATTAGTGATTGCGGATGAATTCAATTACAGATATGATTCTGCTGTTTTTTTAGAAGCTGGCAGCTTTGAGTTATCTTCGGATATTGGACCCAATAGACTCATTGCCACAGGAAACGCACTCTGTGAAGGCGAAACATTGGAGCTTAATGCCTACCAAAATGGTCAAAATGCGTACAATTGGTTTAAGAATGATGTTTTAGTTCAATCAGATCCAGCCGGTTGCACGGGTTGTGGCACTTTTAATGCTACAGAAGCTGGAACTTACAACGTTGAAGTTTTATTGGATGATGGCTGTATCGCTTATGGCGAAGCTATTATTGAATATGCACCTTTACCGGTTGGTTTCGATTCAGTTTTGGTAGAATGTGATCTTAACCAAGATGGTTTAACCACCTATAATTTGTTTGACGCGTCAACCGATCTCATCAATGGAAATCAAGATTTATTTGTTGATCGTTTTTTCTTAAATGAATCCGACGCCATTGCTAATATTGATCCCATAATAAATCCTCAAGCTTTTGAAAACACCTATCCGTTTCAAACTGTTTTTGCTAGAATTGTAAATCAAGCCAATTGTTCTGACGTTGCAACCTTAGAATTACAAACTTCAAATAATATTATAAGCATTCCAGATTTAGAAGGTTGTGATGGTGATGTCACAGATGGTTTTGCCACTTTCAATCTATTCGATATTGAAGCTTCCATTACAACTCAAATTCCAGATGATGCCATAGTGCGTTATTTTGAAACTGAAGAAGATGCTTTCAACGACTCCAATGCACTCTCTAATACTTTTGAGAATACCGTTGCAGATGTCCAGACTATTTATGTCAAGATAACAAGCAATAATCAATGTTTTAGTATTACAGCTGTCAACTTAATGGTGCTTTATACACCTTCGTTAGAGGACGATGAAACTTTTATTTATTGTTTAAATACGTTTCCAGAACCACTGACTATCTTTGGAGGCGTGCTCAACGATTTACCTAACAATTACTATTACGAATGGCAATTTAACGGAACTACAACAGCGATCACGACATTATTTTATGAGGTTACTGAACCTGGCTCTTATAAAGTCATTGTGACCGATCCAAATGGTTGCTCATCCAGCAGAACAATAACAGTTGTAGCTTCGGAAACAGCAACAATAGAAAGTGTAACTATTGTTGGTGTAGCACCGAATAATGTAATTACAATTGAAATTCCTGATGCAGGCAATTATGAAATTGCATTAGATGATGAAAATGGGATTTATCAAGATAGTTTTGTGTTTGCCAATATTACACCAGGTTTTCATACCGTTTACATAAAGGACAAGAACGGTTGTGGCACAATTGAAAAAACCATTTCGGTTTTAGGGTTTCCAAAATTCTTTACACCTAATGGCGATGATAATAATCCTACATGGCAAGTTATTGGTACAGAAGAACAATTCAACCAAATAGCATCCATTCAGATTTTTAATCGCTATGGAAAATTGATAACAGTGCAAAGTACAGCAAACGATGGTTGGGACGGAACGCTCAACGGAAAATCACTTCCAAGTGACGATTATTGGTTTGTTGCCCAGTTTATTAATGGCGAGACTTACACTGGTCATTTTGCTTTACGTAGGTAA
- a CDS encoding Kelch repeat-containing protein: protein MNTKFLSLLFLATAFLACDDDTDDAPNPPDFTLSFNLETNEDQMGVFSDQKMAVLNGEVWSVGGYNSYHQSIHSDVWKSSNGRSWQSVTSGQFPDRKGHSLTVIDNKLWVIGGYRQTAPNTFLSLRDVWFSADGEAWTLATDDALQTGSIGYHSTLVFNNQLYIIKDGDNEGMAGCSVWTSNNGINWTRLTGNAFSSREFFTATVFNNEMYVIGGLHLSNYYNEIWKSADGINWTQVSGIDSAFPARANGKALVYDDKLWVLGGTNGVTSVNQGLWHTSNGEDWFSYTPLPSTDGITNFDALNYNDAIWVFGGLRQLEGSVLRERVGTINTVKKI from the coding sequence ATGAACACTAAATTCTTATCTCTATTATTTTTAGCCACAGCCTTTTTAGCTTGTGACGACGACACGGATGATGCACCAAATCCGCCAGATTTCACCCTTAGTTTTAATTTGGAAACCAACGAAGACCAAATGGGTGTTTTTTCGGACCAGAAAATGGCTGTATTAAATGGTGAAGTATGGTCTGTTGGAGGCTATAATTCTTACCACCAAAGCATACATAGCGATGTTTGGAAAAGCTCCAATGGCAGAAGCTGGCAGTCCGTAACCTCAGGGCAATTCCCTGACAGAAAAGGTCATTCCCTCACAGTTATTGATAACAAATTATGGGTTATTGGCGGATATAGGCAAACAGCGCCAAATACCTTTTTGTCATTAAGGGATGTCTGGTTTTCCGCTGATGGTGAAGCGTGGACTTTGGCTACAGATGATGCTTTACAAACTGGAAGCATTGGCTACCATAGTACCCTTGTATTCAACAATCAACTATACATAATAAAAGATGGTGACAATGAAGGTATGGCAGGCTGCTCTGTATGGACCTCCAATAATGGCATCAATTGGACCCGACTAACGGGAAATGCATTTTCATCTCGAGAGTTTTTCACAGCTACGGTATTTAATAATGAAATGTACGTTATAGGCGGATTGCATCTTTCCAACTATTATAATGAGATATGGAAATCAGCTGATGGTATCAATTGGACCCAAGTCAGTGGTATCGATTCTGCATTTCCTGCCAGAGCAAATGGCAAAGCGCTAGTTTATGATGATAAATTATGGGTGCTTGGAGGTACAAACGGCGTAACTAGTGTAAATCAAGGACTCTGGCATACATCAAATGGTGAAGACTGGTTTAGCTATACACCTTTACCTTCTACAGATGGCATAACCAATTTTGATGCTCTAAATTATAATGATGCCATTTGGGTATTTGGAGGATTAAGACAACTGGAAGGGTCTGTACTAAGAGAAAGGGTCGGTACCATTAATACGGTTAAGAAAATCTAA
- a CDS encoding DUF4412 domain-containing protein — protein sequence MKTLKTILLLTCLGFISHGHTQILKKLGHTVKNAAEKTLEKKVEQKTEKETEKAFDSTFNKQKSIDKSEKTIPNDDPAANYNFSHKYVMQVKSDKNTATLNYYLTNSGEYIGSTVPDKNGKEDVITVMDLDRTTMFMFMDKNGDKSQMAMKLNLEEVTNDAMTETDIEITPTENTKNILGYTCKEFKVSGKDLNGLVWVAPNAEISFSKSFYSIKAKKGIDQSWMKLLNGLTMEMDMVDTSKRKPQNIKMSCIALEKIKLNIQTNKYKKLM from the coding sequence ATGAAAACATTAAAGACGATTCTACTATTAACTTGTCTGGGTTTCATTTCCCATGGACATACCCAAATATTAAAAAAATTGGGTCATACAGTGAAAAACGCTGCCGAAAAAACCTTGGAGAAAAAAGTAGAGCAAAAAACAGAAAAAGAAACCGAAAAAGCGTTCGATTCTACTTTTAACAAACAAAAAAGCATTGATAAAAGCGAAAAAACAATTCCTAATGATGATCCCGCTGCCAATTATAACTTTTCACATAAATACGTGATGCAGGTAAAAAGTGACAAGAACACCGCTACACTTAACTACTACTTAACAAATTCAGGAGAATACATAGGTTCTACAGTTCCTGATAAAAATGGTAAAGAAGATGTAATCACAGTTATGGATTTAGACCGTACCACCATGTTTATGTTTATGGATAAGAATGGCGATAAAAGTCAAATGGCAATGAAACTGAACTTAGAAGAAGTAACAAACGATGCCATGACGGAAACAGATATCGAAATAACACCTACCGAAAACACTAAAAACATACTCGGTTATACCTGCAAGGAATTTAAAGTTTCGGGTAAGGATTTAAATGGCTTGGTTTGGGTGGCACCTAACGCAGAAATAAGTTTCTCAAAATCATTCTACTCCATAAAAGCAAAAAAAGGCATTGATCAATCCTGGATGAAACTGTTAAACGGACTCACTATGGAAATGGATATGGTGGACACTTCAAAACGTAAACCACAGAACATCAAAATGAGCTGCATTGCTTTGGAAAAAATAAAATTAAATATTCAAACGAATAAGTATAAAAAATTAATGTAA